The Candidatus Nanosynbacter featherlites DNA window CACTCGCTTTTTCAGAGCAGCTTTCAGTTGTTTGTCGATCTTGCGACCCGTGATGTCGAGCTCAGCAAACACCCCTTCAGAGCGTAACTTCCTGGCAAGCGCATCGGCGCCGCTCATGACTTCTGGACTAACTGGGATGATGTACACATCAGTGTGCGTGGCTAGCTCCGGTAACAACCCGTGGACTTCCAAAAATACCTGCATGGTCGTTGCACCCATACCGACACCAACCGTCGCCATCGGTTCAACACCAAACAATCCGACAAGCCCGTCGTACCGACCACCGCCAAACATAGCACGATTGTTTTCTGGCGCATTGTCAAAGAACTCAAAAACCGTGCCAGTATAGTAGTCCAGGCCTCTCATCAATGTCACGTCAAATACCGCATTGGTCACGCCTTTTTGTCGCAGCAGGTTCATGACGGTGCGTATCTGCTGAACACTTGGACTATCGCTCAGCTCAGCTGGTAAATCATCGACGCTCTTCATGCTAATCATCTGAGCTAGTTTCGGCAGCCCTTCACGCGAGCCCTCAGCACCAAAAATTTCAATGGCTTGCTGCTTGAAGGTCTCCGGCGGAATCTTATTTTTCTTATCGAGCAGCTTTGTCATCATATTTGCGCCGATGACATCCAGCCCCAAAAATTGACCAAGGAGTTGATTGACCAGTTGGCGGTTATTTACTCGCACTGTAAACATGTCGGGGCGCGCGCCAAAGTTCAGCACTGAGCGATAACTCATCTCGATGATTTCGGCATCAGCCATGGGACCGTCCACACCAAACAGGTCGGCGTTTAGCTGCCAAAACTCACGCTCTCGCCCGCGTTGTGGGCGTTCGTAGCGCATGAAATTTGCGATCGAATACAAACGTGCTGGCACCGCAAATTCGTGTCGTCTGGCTGCCACCATGCGGGAAATTGACGGCGTCATCTCTGGACGAATGGTCACCTGCCGACCGCCACGGTCTTCAAACGCGTAGGTTTGCTCACCTGCCAATTCTTGACCTGACTTTGCCAGATAGATGTCCATGGGCTCCAGCAACGGAGCGCCGTATTCTTCATAGCCAAAACTTTCGACGGTTTTGCGCCAAACGTTAAAAATATAATTTTGCAGACGTTTTTCCTCTGGGAAATAGTCTCGCGAACCTTTGTAACTTTGTGTTGATAAACTGCTCATGTTAGTTCCATTATGTCATTATTTCTTCTATATATCAATCAAAAACGCCGAGGCAGAACTCGGCGCGGACAATCAAAAAATCAGAGCTCTACCTCGGCAACACATGCGGATGATGGAATGTGAATGAAATCATAGGTTAATTATAGGGTATTATAGACTGTTTGTAAACATGTTTGTTGACAAGTACGCGAATAATTGATATATATAAATCACTGAAAAATATTACATGATAGAGCAAACCGCTCAACCATGAATCTTGTTTTTCCAGTGATGTTAAAGGCCATTGATGGCGGTGGTTGCCGCTCATCTGAACTGTCTTCAGTATAGCAAAACGCAAGCGTTCTGTCAATACGCTTGCGTTATAAAAATGGGCAAAATGGTGCGAAAACTGTGGAAAAGTCCGCACCATTACCTCTGTTATTATGATGTTGCGCTAAATTTCAATCTTTCAAAGCATGCCGCCATCTGTCCGTCCAATCCATGCAAATATCGCTGCGTAATTACCGCGTTTGAATGGCCGAGCATCTCTTGCGATTCCATGAGCGTCGCCCCATTGCGTTGAATGTCTGTAGCGAACGAATGCCGCAGCGAGTGTGGGTGAAAATTGCGAAATCCCGCCAGATAAAACGGCTGCCGCATTAAATGCCGCAGCTCCTCTACACTAAGCAGTGTGCCGCTCGACTTCTGCCACAAATAGTCATCAATACGCCGACTAACGACCCACTGTGTCAATCTTTCGCGAGCTTCTCGGCTCATATGTACCTCCCGCCGTCTGCCGCCCTTGCCAGTGAATACGATCATTCTGTCGGTGATATTCAATAGTCGCAGATTCCGCAGCTCAGTGATACGTAAGCCGCAGTCAAACGATAATTTAATCAGTAGCCACTGTATCTGATTGCAATATCCCAACACCTGCTCGATTTGCTCTCTCGTGTAGAAAACGCGGCGAATCGGCTCGGTCTCTTTTTGCTTAACAATGTGGCGAATCTTTAATTCAGGCATCTCCACGCCCATATCTCTGAAAT harbors:
- the hisS gene encoding histidine--tRNA ligase, which produces MSSLSTQSYKGSRDYFPEEKRLQNYIFNVWRKTVESFGYEEYGAPLLEPMDIYLAKSGQELAGEQTYAFEDRGGRQVTIRPEMTPSISRMVAARRHEFAVPARLYSIANFMRYERPQRGREREFWQLNADLFGVDGPMADAEIIEMSYRSVLNFGARPDMFTVRVNNRQLVNQLLGQFLGLDVIGANMMTKLLDKKNKIPPETFKQQAIEIFGAEGSREGLPKLAQMISMKSVDDLPAELSDSPSVQQIRTVMNLLRQKGVTNAVFDVTLMRGLDYYTGTVFEFFDNAPENNRAMFGGGRYDGLVGLFGVEPMATVGVGMGATTMQVFLEVHGLLPELATHTDVYIIPVSPEVMSGADALARKLRSEGVFAELDITGRKIDKQLKAALKKRVPFAVFVGPEELESETYTVKNLVESTEQKVNFTRMISVVTDHRYDGDEDALFEA
- a CDS encoding tyrosine-type recombinase/integrase, producing the protein MTKNTIMPIERAFDEYLEYCEFTRRMSRQTLSAKRWVMMDFRANVPAKTLGEITTQQVNDWIAAQARRGLNSRTINTRICHVVAMFRYFRDMGVEMPELKIRHIVKQKETEPIRRVFYTREQIEQVLGYCNQIQWLLIKLSFDCGLRITELRNLRLLNITDRMIVFTGKGGRRREVHMSREARERLTQWVVSRRIDDYLWQKSSGTLLSVEELRHLMRQPFYLAGFRNFHPHSLRHSFATDIQRNGATLMESQEMLGHSNAVITQRYLHGLDGQMAACFERLKFSATS